From the genome of Populus alba chromosome 10, ASM523922v2, whole genome shotgun sequence, one region includes:
- the LOC118043297 gene encoding LOW QUALITY PROTEIN: pentatricopeptide repeat-containing protein At1g26460, mitochondrial (The sequence of the model RefSeq protein was modified relative to this genomic sequence to represent the inferred CDS: inserted 2 bases in 1 codon), which translates to MASQMAILTRTTKTLMKALNPQIKSISTFTHLSQEAHLATXTTHHPNPNSSSTPFPPNPASGSPLYNDTNWRNPIPIYQNPNSPMIPLGLFHNQTSRIQSMPPNMDLNSLSNMFADWTTSKRWEDIKGCFEAWIKSLDRNGKPNKPDVSLYNHYLRANLMMKASAGYLLDLVAQMEDFNLSPNTVSFNFVLKAMYEGLETEAAEKLLQRMEHTGKESQPDEESYDLVVTMLLNKGNIDAFDTALKYIDKILKGDYMLSMKVFDECVRKCCNFGRLDLLLSIIEKCKKMDQNKALCPNWNLCNHIAEIALKEDNSNLLFCALEFMARWIARGEKARPIVLLSVDEGLIVAALGTAGRTYNSTLLDASWAILRRSLRQKKAPNPESYIGKIYAHASLGSLQKAFATLRELESCYGSSDKEAEEELFSPFSSLNPLVLACSKKGFETLDSVYFQLENLSRAESPYKSVAALNCIILGCANIWDLDRAYQTFEAISSSFGLTPNIHSYNALIFAFGRLKKTFEASNVFEHLVSLGVKPNAMSYSLLVDAHLINRDTKAAVLVIDKMVSAGFVPSKEILKKVKRRCIREMEYESDDRVELWARKFDYRLGSQNRRDLLFNLEYSTDFA; encoded by the exons ATGGCTTCCCAAATGGCAATTCTAACAAGAACAACAAAAACCCTAATGAAAGCCCTAAACCcccaaatcaaatcaatatccACCTTCACTCACCTCTCGCAAGAAGCCCATCTCGCCAC GACCACCCATCACCCAAACCCCAACTCTAGTTCAACCCCTTTCCCTCCAAATCCAGCTTCCGGAAGCCCCCTCTACAATGACACAAACTGGCGAAACCCAATCCCAATCTACCAAAATCCTAACTCCCCTATGATCCCGCTCGGTCTCTTCCATAACCAGACCTCTAGAATCCAATCAATGCCTCCAAACATGGACTTGAATTCGCTATCGAATATGTTTGCTGATTGGACCACGTCAAAGAGATGGGAAGATATCAAGGGGTGTTTTGAGGCGTGGATTAAGTCACTAGATAGAAATGGGAAGCCTAATAAGCCTGATGTTAGCTTGTATAATCACTATTTAAGAGCTAATTTAATGATGAAAGCTAGTGCTGGTTATTTGCTTGATTTGGTTGCTCAAATGGAGGATTTTAATCTTTCGCCTAATACTGTTTCCTTCAATTTTGTTCTTAAAGCTATGTATGAAGGTCTTGAGACTGAGGCTGCCGAGAAGTTGCTTCAACG GATGGAGCATACGGGAAAAGAATCGCAGCCTGATGAGGAATCCTATGACCTGGTTGTTACCATGCTTCTCAATAAAGGCAACATTGATGCTTTTGATACTGCCTtgaaatatatagataaaattcTAAAAGGTGATTACATGTTATCGATGAAAGTATTTGATGAATGTGTTAGAAAATGTTGTAACTTTGGCAGACTGGATTTGTTGCTATCGATTATTGAGAAGTGTAAG AAAATGGATCAGAACAAAGCTCTCTGTCCAAATTGGAACCTATGCAACCATATTGCTGAAATTGCATTAAAAGAGGATAACAGCAATTTATTGTTCTGTGCCCTGGAGTTTATGGCTAGATGGATTGCTCGAGGAGAGAAGGCAAGGCCAATCGTTCTACTTTCAGTGGATGAAGGATTGATTGTGGCAGCGCTTGGAACTGCTGGCAGGACCTACAACTCCACTCTCCTGGATGCATCATGGGCAATCCTTCGCCGCTCTTTACGTCAGAAGAAGGCTCCTAACCCGGAATCGTATATTGGGAAGATATATGCCCATGCATCATTGGGCAGTCTGCAGAAAGCTTTTGCTACTTTGCGTGAATTGGAGTCTTGTTATGGGAGTTCTGATaaggaagcagaagaagaatTGTTCTCACCATTCTCTTCTTTGAATCCACTAGTTCTGGCTTGCTCCAAGAAGGGTTTTGAGACTTTGGACtcg GTATATTTTCAGCTAGAGAATTTAAGTCGTGCAGAATCTCCATACAAGTCTGTGGCTGCtcttaattgtataattttagGTTGTGCAAATATATGGGATCTTGACCGCGCCTACCAAACTTTTGAAGCGATTAGTTCATCTTTTGGGCTGACCCCTAATATTCATTCATACAATGCTCTAATTTTTGCATTTGGAAGGCTCAAAAAG ACATTTGAAGCTTCAAATGTGTTCGAGCACTTAGTGAGCTTGGGTGTTAAACCCAATGCAATGTCATATTCATTGCTTGTTGATGCTCATCTCATCAACCGAGATACAAAAGCTGCTGTGTTGGTGATTGACAAGATG GTTTCTGCTGGATTTGTCCCTTCCAAGGAAATACTAAAGAAGGTCAAAAGGCGATGTATTCGAGAAATGGAATATGAGAGTGATGATCGAGTAGAACTCTGGGCTAGAAAGTTTGACTATCGGTTGGGCTCTCAAAATCGTAGGGACTTGTTGTTTAATCTGGAGTACAGCACTGATTTTGCTTGA
- the LOC118043298 gene encoding uncharacterized protein isoform X1 produces the protein MEGGAGRNGKEREEEQDGMSVHSPCKAPPSSASSLPKEQSQVELELRLLEALEIYPPVKLRGMHRHFVLYGLMEFLRRSFDRQFSPDEVLQLLDRFYNIEMLFQKPDDEEAEILNHEEDFSLPQSYFVKEE, from the exons ATGGAAGGTGGGGCTGGTCGTAATggcaaagagagagaagaggaacAAGACGGCATGTCCGTACATTCTCCATGCAAAGCTCCTCCTTCCTCTGCTTCCTCTCTTCCCAAG gagCAATCACAGGTGGAATTGGAGCTAAGACTCTTAGAAGCTCTGGAGATCTACCCTCCTGTCAAACTAAGAG GCATGCATCGCCACTTTGTACTTTATGGTCTCATGGAATTTCTTCGGAGAAG CTTTGATCGGCAATTTTCTCCAGACGAGGTTTTGCAGTTGCTGGACCGTTTCTACAACATTGAAATGCTG TTTCAGAAACCAGATGATGAAGAGGCAGAAATTCTGAATCACGAGGAAGATTTTTCCTTGCCTCAGAGTTATTTTGTCAAGGAAGAgtga
- the LOC118043298 gene encoding uncharacterized protein isoform X2, with product MEGGAGRNGKEREEEQDGMSVHSPCKAPPSSASSLPKEQSQVELELRLLEALEIYPPVKLRGMHRHFVLYGLMEFLRRSFDRQFSPDEVLQLLDRFYNIEMLKPDDEEAEILNHEEDFSLPQSYFVKEE from the exons ATGGAAGGTGGGGCTGGTCGTAATggcaaagagagagaagaggaacAAGACGGCATGTCCGTACATTCTCCATGCAAAGCTCCTCCTTCCTCTGCTTCCTCTCTTCCCAAG gagCAATCACAGGTGGAATTGGAGCTAAGACTCTTAGAAGCTCTGGAGATCTACCCTCCTGTCAAACTAAGAG GCATGCATCGCCACTTTGTACTTTATGGTCTCATGGAATTTCTTCGGAGAAG CTTTGATCGGCAATTTTCTCCAGACGAGGTTTTGCAGTTGCTGGACCGTTTCTACAACATTGAAATGCTG AAACCAGATGATGAAGAGGCAGAAATTCTGAATCACGAGGAAGATTTTTCCTTGCCTCAGAGTTATTTTGTCAAGGAAGAgtga
- the LOC118043298 gene encoding uncharacterized protein isoform X3, which yields MEGGAGRNGKEREEEQDGMSVHSPCKAPPSSASSLPKVELELRLLEALEIYPPVKLRGMHRHFVLYGLMEFLRRSFDRQFSPDEVLQLLDRFYNIEMLFQKPDDEEAEILNHEEDFSLPQSYFVKEE from the exons ATGGAAGGTGGGGCTGGTCGTAATggcaaagagagagaagaggaacAAGACGGCATGTCCGTACATTCTCCATGCAAAGCTCCTCCTTCCTCTGCTTCCTCTCTTCCCAAG GTGGAATTGGAGCTAAGACTCTTAGAAGCTCTGGAGATCTACCCTCCTGTCAAACTAAGAG GCATGCATCGCCACTTTGTACTTTATGGTCTCATGGAATTTCTTCGGAGAAG CTTTGATCGGCAATTTTCTCCAGACGAGGTTTTGCAGTTGCTGGACCGTTTCTACAACATTGAAATGCTG TTTCAGAAACCAGATGATGAAGAGGCAGAAATTCTGAATCACGAGGAAGATTTTTCCTTGCCTCAGAGTTATTTTGTCAAGGAAGAgtga
- the LOC118043300 gene encoding 14-3-3-like protein GF14 iota, producing MSTEKERETHVYMAKLAEQAERYDEMVESMKKVAKLNCELTVEERNLLSVGYKNVIGARRASWRIMSSIEQKEESKGNDSNVKLIKGYCQKVEDELSKICNDILSIIDEYLVPSSTSGEATVFYYKMKGDYYRYLAEFKTDQERKEAAELSLKGYEAASATASTDLPSTHPIRLGLALNFSVFYYEIMNSPERACHLAKQAFDEAIAELDTLSEESYKDSTLIMQLLRDNLTLWTSDLPEDGGDDNFKGEGSREKPAEGEH from the exons ATGTCGAccgagaaggagagagagactCACGTTTACATGGCCAAGCTCGCTGAGCAGGCTGAGCGCTATGATG AAATGGTTGAGAGCATGAAAAAAGTTGCCAAACTTAATTGTGAACTGACGGTGGAGGAGAGGAACCTCCTTTCGGTGGGATACAAAAATGTAATTGGGGCTCGGCGAGCTTCTTGGAGGATTATGTCTTCAATTGAGCAGAAGGAAGAATCTAAAGGAAATGACAGCAACGTTAAACTGATTAAGGGTTACTGCCAGAAGGTAGAGGATGAACTCTCCAAGATTTGCAATGACATCCTGTCCATCATTGATGAGTATCTCGTCCCCTCTTCTACCTCAGGAGAAGCAACCGTGTTCTACTACAAGAT GAAAGGTGACTACTACCGCTATCTAGCCGAGTTCAAGACTGATCAAGAAAGGAAGGAGGCAGCCGAGCTGTCATTAAAGGGTTACGAG GCTGCTTCCGCCACTGCAAGCACTGATCTGCCTTCAACCCACCCAATTCGTCTTGGCCTTGCCCTTAACTTTTCTGTTTTCTACTATGAGATCATGAATTCTCCGGAGAG GGCCTGCCATCTAGCCAAACAAGCTTTTGATGAGGCAATTGCAGAGTTGGATACTTTGAGTGAGGAATCATACAAGGACAGCACCTTAATCATGCAGTTGTTGAGAGATAACCTCACTCTCTGGACTTCTGACTTGCCTGAAGATGGAG GTGATGATAACTTCAAAGGTGAAGGATCAAGGGAAAAGCCTGCCGAAGGAGAG CACTGA
- the LOC118043299 gene encoding probable methyltransferase PMT5 isoform X1 encodes MRSPWFNKPFAILGPRPPISCLLLCFVCVLGLIAILGSTPSSVFDSVTPIPVPDVYSSYRRLKEQAAVDYLELRTISLGAGRQTELELCGREKENYVPCYNVSANLFAGFKDGEEFDRHCEISRQRERCLVRPPKDYKIPLRWPAGRDAIWSANVKITKDQFLSSGSLTKRLMLVEENQFAFHSEDGLIFDGLKDYSRQVAEMIGLGSDSEFLQAGVQSVLDIGCGFGIFGAHLVSLKLMPICIAAYEATGSQVQLALERGLPAMIGNFISRQLPYPPLSFDMVHCAQCGIVWDEKDGMLLIEVDRVLKPGGYFVLTSPASNLRGSSSNTKKRSTLTPTEEFSENICWNLIAQQDETFIWQKTVDVHCYKSRKHGALPLCNDVHNTPYYQPLVSCISGTTSNRWIPIQNRSSGPHLSSAELVGHGVQPEDFFEDSQVWRSALRNYWSLLSPIIFSDHPKRPGDEDPIPPYNMVRNVMDMNAQYGGLNAAMLEEKKLVWVMNVVPARAPNTLPLILDRGFAGVMHDWCEPFPTYPRTYDMLHANGLLSHLSSERCAMMDLFLEMDRILRPEGWVIFSDKLGAIEMARALAMQLHWEARVIDLDNGSDQRLLVCQKPFMKK; translated from the exons ATGAGAAGCCCTTGGTTCAATAAGCCATTTGCTATTCTTGGCCCCAGACCGCCAATTAGTTGTTTGCTGCTGTGCTTTGTTTGTGTGCTTGGACTAATCGCTATCTTGGGTTCTACTCCTTCGAGTGTGTTTGATTCTGTGACTCCCATTCCAGTGCCTGATGTTTATTCCAGTTATAGAAGGTTAAAGGAACAAGCGGCGGTTGACTATTTGGAGCTTAGAACAATCTCACTAGGAGCTGGTCGGCAAACAGAGTTGGAACTCTGTggcagagaaaaagaaaattacgtGCCTTGTTACAATGTTTCAGCAAATTTGTTCGCTGGGTTTAAAGATGGGGAGGAGTTTGATCGGCATTGTGAAATTTCAAGACAAAGGGAACGGTGTTTGGTTCGTCCTCCAAAGGATTATAAGATCCCCTTAAGGTGGCCTGCTGGTAGGGATGCAATCTGGAGCGCAAATGTGAAGATAACCAAAGACCAGTTTCTTTCTTCCGGGAGCTTGACCAAAAG GCTGATGTTAGTGGAAGAGAATCAATTTGCCTTTCACTCTGAGGATGGGTTGATCTTTGATGGTCTCAAAGACTATTCTCGCCAGGTTGCAGAGATGATAGGGTTAGGAAGTGATTCTGAATTCCTTCAAGCTGGT GTGCAAAGTGTGCTAGATATTGGTTGTGGATTTGGTATCTTTGGAGCTCATTTAGTATCATTGAAACTAATGCCTATTTGTATTGCGGCATATGAGGCAACTGGAAGCCAAGTTCAACTGGCCCTTGAAAGAGGTCTTCCAGCGATGATTGGCAATTTTATTTCACGACAACTTCCATATCCACCATTGTCATTTGACATGGTTCATTGTGCTCAATGTGGTATTGTTTGGGATGAAAAAG ATGGCATGCTCCTTATTGAAGTGGATCGAGTTCTTAAGCCTGGAGGTTACTTTGTTTTAACTTCACCAGCAAGCAATCTACGTGGAAGTTCATCGAATACAAAGAAGAGAAGCACTCTGACACCAACAGAAGAATTTAGTGAAAATATCTGTTGGAATCTTATAGCTCAGCAGGATGAGACTTTTATCTGGCAGAAAACTGTGGATGTTCATTGCTATAAATCTCG AAAGCATGGTGCTCTACCACTTTGCAATGATGTTCACAATACTCCATATTATCAACCCCTCGTGTCATGTATAAGTGGGACCACCAGCAATCGCTGGATTCCGATCCAGAACAGGTCCTCTGGTCCCCATTTGAGCTCAGCAGAGCTTGTAGGTCATGGA GTTCAGCCAGAAGATTTCTTTGAAGACTCTCAGGTTTGGAGATCAGCTCTCAGAAACTACTGGTCTCTGCTTTCACCTATAATTTTCTCCGACCATCCTAAGAGGCCAGGTGATGAAGATCCAATACCTCCATATAACATGGTACGCAATGTTATGGACATGAATGCACAATACGGAGGTTTGAATGCTGCAATGCTGGAGGAAAAGAAATTAGTTTGGGTGATGAATGTTGTGCCTGCCAGGGCTCCTAATACACTTCCTCTCATACTTGATCGTGGTTTTGCTGGTGTCATGCATGACTG GTGTGAGCCATTCCCCACTTACCCCCGAACATATGACATGCTTCATGCTAATGGGCTCCTCTCACATCTCAGTTCAGAGAGATGTGCCATGATGGATTTATTTTTAGAGATGGATCGAATTCTACGCCCTGAG GGATGGGTTATATTTTCTGATAAATTGGGAGCTATTGAGATGGCAAGAGCACTTGCTATGCAGTTACATTGGGAAGCAAGGGTGATTGACCTAGATAATGGCAGTGACCAGCGGCTACTTGTTTGCCAAAAACCATTTATGAAAAAATGA
- the LOC118043299 gene encoding probable methyltransferase PMT4 isoform X3, with the protein MLVEENQFAFHSEDGLIFDGLKDYSRQVAEMIGLGSDSEFLQAGVQSVLDIGCGFGIFGAHLVSLKLMPICIAAYEATGSQVQLALERGLPAMIGNFISRQLPYPPLSFDMVHCAQCGIVWDEKDGMLLIEVDRVLKPGGYFVLTSPASNLRGSSSNTKKRSTLTPTEEFSENICWNLIAQQDETFIWQKTVDVHCYKSRKHGALPLCNDVHNTPYYQPLVSCISGTTSNRWIPIQNRSSGPHLSSAELVGHGVQPEDFFEDSQVWRSALRNYWSLLSPIIFSDHPKRPGDEDPIPPYNMVRNVMDMNAQYGGLNAAMLEEKKLVWVMNVVPARAPNTLPLILDRGFAGVMHDWCEPFPTYPRTYDMLHANGLLSHLSSERCAMMDLFLEMDRILRPEGWVIFSDKLGAIEMARALAMQLHWEARVIDLDNGSDQRLLVCQKPFMKK; encoded by the exons ATGTTAGTGGAAGAGAATCAATTTGCCTTTCACTCTGAGGATGGGTTGATCTTTGATGGTCTCAAAGACTATTCTCGCCAGGTTGCAGAGATGATAGGGTTAGGAAGTGATTCTGAATTCCTTCAAGCTGGT GTGCAAAGTGTGCTAGATATTGGTTGTGGATTTGGTATCTTTGGAGCTCATTTAGTATCATTGAAACTAATGCCTATTTGTATTGCGGCATATGAGGCAACTGGAAGCCAAGTTCAACTGGCCCTTGAAAGAGGTCTTCCAGCGATGATTGGCAATTTTATTTCACGACAACTTCCATATCCACCATTGTCATTTGACATGGTTCATTGTGCTCAATGTGGTATTGTTTGGGATGAAAAAG ATGGCATGCTCCTTATTGAAGTGGATCGAGTTCTTAAGCCTGGAGGTTACTTTGTTTTAACTTCACCAGCAAGCAATCTACGTGGAAGTTCATCGAATACAAAGAAGAGAAGCACTCTGACACCAACAGAAGAATTTAGTGAAAATATCTGTTGGAATCTTATAGCTCAGCAGGATGAGACTTTTATCTGGCAGAAAACTGTGGATGTTCATTGCTATAAATCTCG AAAGCATGGTGCTCTACCACTTTGCAATGATGTTCACAATACTCCATATTATCAACCCCTCGTGTCATGTATAAGTGGGACCACCAGCAATCGCTGGATTCCGATCCAGAACAGGTCCTCTGGTCCCCATTTGAGCTCAGCAGAGCTTGTAGGTCATGGA GTTCAGCCAGAAGATTTCTTTGAAGACTCTCAGGTTTGGAGATCAGCTCTCAGAAACTACTGGTCTCTGCTTTCACCTATAATTTTCTCCGACCATCCTAAGAGGCCAGGTGATGAAGATCCAATACCTCCATATAACATGGTACGCAATGTTATGGACATGAATGCACAATACGGAGGTTTGAATGCTGCAATGCTGGAGGAAAAGAAATTAGTTTGGGTGATGAATGTTGTGCCTGCCAGGGCTCCTAATACACTTCCTCTCATACTTGATCGTGGTTTTGCTGGTGTCATGCATGACTG GTGTGAGCCATTCCCCACTTACCCCCGAACATATGACATGCTTCATGCTAATGGGCTCCTCTCACATCTCAGTTCAGAGAGATGTGCCATGATGGATTTATTTTTAGAGATGGATCGAATTCTACGCCCTGAG GGATGGGTTATATTTTCTGATAAATTGGGAGCTATTGAGATGGCAAGAGCACTTGCTATGCAGTTACATTGGGAAGCAAGGGTGATTGACCTAGATAATGGCAGTGACCAGCGGCTACTTGTTTGCCAAAAACCATTTATGAAAAAATGA
- the LOC118043299 gene encoding probable methyltransferase PMT5 isoform X2: protein MRSPWFNKPFAILGPRPPISCLLLCFVCVLGLIAILGSTPSSVFDSVTPIPVPDVYSSYRRLKEQAAVDYLELRTISLGAGRQTELELCGREKENYVPCYNVSANLFAGFKDGEEFDRHCEISRQRERCLVRPPKDYKIPLRWPAGRDAIWSANVKITKDQFLSSGSLTKRLMLVEENQFAFHSEDGLIFDGLKDYSRQVAEMIGLGSDSEFLQAGVQSVLDIGCGFGIFGAHLVSLKLMPICIAAYEATGSQVQLALERGLPAMIGNFISRQLPYPPLSFDMVHCAQCGIVWDEKDGMLLIEVDRVLKPGGYFVLTSPASNLRGSSSNTKKRSTLTPTEEFSENICWNLIAQQDETFIWQKTVDVHCYKSRKHGALPLCNDVHNTPYYQPLVSCISGTTSNRWIPIQNRSSGPHLSSAELVGHGKSSARRFL from the exons ATGAGAAGCCCTTGGTTCAATAAGCCATTTGCTATTCTTGGCCCCAGACCGCCAATTAGTTGTTTGCTGCTGTGCTTTGTTTGTGTGCTTGGACTAATCGCTATCTTGGGTTCTACTCCTTCGAGTGTGTTTGATTCTGTGACTCCCATTCCAGTGCCTGATGTTTATTCCAGTTATAGAAGGTTAAAGGAACAAGCGGCGGTTGACTATTTGGAGCTTAGAACAATCTCACTAGGAGCTGGTCGGCAAACAGAGTTGGAACTCTGTggcagagaaaaagaaaattacgtGCCTTGTTACAATGTTTCAGCAAATTTGTTCGCTGGGTTTAAAGATGGGGAGGAGTTTGATCGGCATTGTGAAATTTCAAGACAAAGGGAACGGTGTTTGGTTCGTCCTCCAAAGGATTATAAGATCCCCTTAAGGTGGCCTGCTGGTAGGGATGCAATCTGGAGCGCAAATGTGAAGATAACCAAAGACCAGTTTCTTTCTTCCGGGAGCTTGACCAAAAG GCTGATGTTAGTGGAAGAGAATCAATTTGCCTTTCACTCTGAGGATGGGTTGATCTTTGATGGTCTCAAAGACTATTCTCGCCAGGTTGCAGAGATGATAGGGTTAGGAAGTGATTCTGAATTCCTTCAAGCTGGT GTGCAAAGTGTGCTAGATATTGGTTGTGGATTTGGTATCTTTGGAGCTCATTTAGTATCATTGAAACTAATGCCTATTTGTATTGCGGCATATGAGGCAACTGGAAGCCAAGTTCAACTGGCCCTTGAAAGAGGTCTTCCAGCGATGATTGGCAATTTTATTTCACGACAACTTCCATATCCACCATTGTCATTTGACATGGTTCATTGTGCTCAATGTGGTATTGTTTGGGATGAAAAAG ATGGCATGCTCCTTATTGAAGTGGATCGAGTTCTTAAGCCTGGAGGTTACTTTGTTTTAACTTCACCAGCAAGCAATCTACGTGGAAGTTCATCGAATACAAAGAAGAGAAGCACTCTGACACCAACAGAAGAATTTAGTGAAAATATCTGTTGGAATCTTATAGCTCAGCAGGATGAGACTTTTATCTGGCAGAAAACTGTGGATGTTCATTGCTATAAATCTCG AAAGCATGGTGCTCTACCACTTTGCAATGATGTTCACAATACTCCATATTATCAACCCCTCGTGTCATGTATAAGTGGGACCACCAGCAATCGCTGGATTCCGATCCAGAACAGGTCCTCTGGTCCCCATTTGAGCTCAGCAGAGCTTGTAGGTCATGGAAA GAGTTCAGCCAGAAGATTTCTTTGA
- the LOC118043301 gene encoding LOW QUALITY PROTEIN: protein KTI12 homolog (The sequence of the model RefSeq protein was modified relative to this genomic sequence to represent the inferred CDS: substituted 1 base at 1 genomic stop codon), producing MALVVICGQPCSGKSTAALCLSVALKESESNSTIRIIDEASFHLDRNQSYANMTAEKNLRGVLRSEVDRSVSRDNIIIVDSLNSIKGYRYELWCLARAAGIRYCLLFCDAEETQCKKWNEQRGEKCEATYDDTIFEDLIRRFEKPDRRSRWDSPLFELCPFKDGILKSSAAIVDAVSYLTKKVDXKTRDVKILQPTIATQGARFSEANSLYELDRATQEVINVVVEAQSQSIGGPLNGISLSQELPILNMSRSVGLPELRRLRRTFIKLTGQTSLSGPPPPSDAESAKRMFVDYLNRELGSA from the coding sequence ATGGCCTTGGTTGTAATTTGCGGCCAGCCATGCAGTGGGAAGTCCACAGCTGCACTTTGCCTATCTGTAGCTCTCAAGGAATCAGAATCTAACTCGACCATTAGAATCATTGATGAAGCTTCTTTTCATCTTGATCGTAATCAAAGTTATGCCAATATGACTGCAGAGAAGAATTTAAGAGGAGTGCTCCGGTCTGAGGTTGATAGATCTGTCTCTAGAGACAATATAATCATAGTGGATTCTTTGAACAGTATCAAGGGTTATAGGTATGAGCTATGGTGCTTGGCTCGTGCTGCAGGAATAAGATACTGTCTGCTGTTCTGTGATGCTGAGGAAACTCAGTGTAAAAAATGGAATGAACAGCGTGGGGAGAAGTGTGAAGCCACGTATGATGATACTATCTTTGAGGACTTGATAAGGAGGTTTGAGAAGCCAGATAGAAGAAGTCGCTGGGATTCTCCTCTGTTTGAATTATGTCCATTTAAAGATGGTATTCTGAAATCTTCTGCTGCCATCGTGGATGCCGTTTCATACTTGACAAAAAAAGTTGATTAAAAAACTCGGGATGTTAAAATTTTACAGCCAACAATTGCTACACAGGGTGCACGATTTTCAGAGGCAAATTCTCTATATGAGCTTGACAGGGCAACGCAAGAGGTTATCAATGTCGTTGTAGAAGCACAATCCCAGTCAATTGGGGGGCCTCTAAATGGAATTTCACTTAGCCAGGAATTACCAATTCTTAATATGTCAAGGTCAGTCGGGCTACCAGAGCTACGGAGACTGCGTCGGACTTTCATTAAGCTGACAGGTCAGACAAGCTTAAGTGGACCGCCCCCACCGTCAGATGCAGAGAGTGCAAAACGGATGTTTGTCGATTACTTGAACAGGGAATTGGGAAGTGCTTGA